One part of the Rutidosis leptorrhynchoides isolate AG116_Rl617_1_P2 chromosome 1, CSIRO_AGI_Rlap_v1, whole genome shotgun sequence genome encodes these proteins:
- the LOC139864583 gene encoding probable purple acid phosphatase 20 produces MFVVLLGLAGADNYVRPPAGRSLFVSHDHSKTSSQQVHISLAGNAQLRISWITDELTPSTVKYGKSSGVYEALMNGTSSSYRYIIYKSGQIHEVVIGPLEPSTTYYYKCGIDSSPEHSFRTPPAQFPIDFAVSGDLGQTEWTKSTLQHISKTDYDVLLLPGDLSYADFYQPSWDSYGRLIEPLASQRPWMVTQGNHEVERIPLIHKERFTAYNHRYHMPFEESGSSSNLFYSFKVAGVHVIMLGSYTDFGPDSSQYKWLESDLRKVDRKQTPWLFALVHAPWYNSNSAHQGEKESSVDMRNSMENLLYNARVDIVFAGHVHAYERFARVYKQEADKCGPVHITIGDGGNREGLATKYKDPQPKISVFREASFGHGQLRVVNASHAQWTWYRNDNAQPDSTWFTSLASDSACVV; encoded by the exons ATGTTCGTCGTGTTATTAGGACTCGCTGGTGCCGACAACTATGTCCGACCTCCGGCAGGAAGATCACTTTTTGTATCTCATGATCATAGTAAAACATCTTCGCAACAG gTACATATATCGCTAGCGGGTAACGCTCAACTGAGAATATCGTGGATTACGGATGAATTGACTCCATCAACCGTAAAATATGGTAAATCATCAGGAGTTTATGAAGCATTGATGAATGGGACAAGTTCTTCGTATAGATACATTATCTATAAATCTGGTCAAATACACGAAGTTGTTATCGGTCCTTTGGAACCGAGTACTACATATTACTACAAATGCGGGATTGATTCGAGCCCCGAGCATAGTTTTCGTACTCCTCCCGCTCAGTTTCCAATTGATTTTGCAGTTTCAG GTGATTTAGGACAAACAGAGTGGACTAAATCAACTCTCCAACACATTAGCAAAACTGATTATGATGTTTTACTGCTTCCTGGAGACTTATCGTATGCCGATTTTTACCAACCATCATGGGACTCGTATGGCCGATTGATAGAGCCATTAGCAAGCCAACGACCTTGGATGGTGACTCAAGGCAACCATGAGGTCGAAAGAATTCCATTAATACACAAAGAACGATTCACAGCATACAATCATCGATATCATATGCCTTTTGAAGAGAGTGGTTCTAGTTCTAATTTGTTTTATTCATTCAAAGTTGCCGGTGTCCATGTGATCATGTTAGGATCCTACACAGATTTTGGACCAGACTCGAGCCAGTATAAATGGCTCGAGTCTGATTTGAGAAAAGTTGATAGGAAACAAACTCCTTGGTTGTTTGCTCTTGTCCATGCTCCATGGTATAATTCTAATAGTGCGCATCAAGGTGAAAAAGAGAGC AGCGTTGATATGAGAAATTCGATGGAAAATTTGCTTTATAATGCTCGAGTTGATATAGTTTTCGCTGGTCATGTTCATGCCTACGAACGCTTT GCTCGTGTCTATAAACAAGAGGCCGATAAATGTGGACCGGTGCATATCACAATCGGAGATGGAGGCAACCGTGAAGGTCTAGCTACCAA GTATAAAGATCCACAACCAAAAATATCAGTGTTCAGGGAGGCAAGTTTTGGGCATGGGCAGCTGCGAGTGGTGAATGCGAGTCATGCACAATGGACATGGTACCGAAATGATAATGCTCAACCGGACTCGACATGGTTCACTAGCTTGGCTTCTGATTCTGCTTGTGTAGTCTAA